A genomic segment from Actinoplanes sichuanensis encodes:
- a CDS encoding DUF2252 domain-containing protein yields the protein MQPSGNNGPGVLGSLADEGFTSLRRAAAPRAERYEIGRSLRDRSPRSDMAHWKTPGRRLDPVAQVVASHEGRLSRLVPVRIGRMIASPYTFLRGTAGLMADDFAGLPSTGITPVICGDAHLGNFGFYASPERELVFDLNDFDEAHPGPWEWDLRRLAVSVHVAGRVNGFRESSCSDAVQHCVESYREQIAHLAEQPLLARSFDQLDVEGMRSAASRASFRDEIERAARRARRRTSDRALPRFTERNDGALRMVEEEPLITRLPADEREQLAEALDGYLSTLKPHWARILGGYRIVDIAHKVVGVGSVGLRAYVALCEGSSPDDVLFLQLKQARRSVVAKHQHGALAWHRHQGQRVVEYQQALQTVSDPLLGWTTVGDHQYYVRQFRDMKGAIVVDDINAGALADYAAICGFLLAKSHARTSGASMIAGYVGSGDKLDESLARFARAYADQVESDHEALVAAVRRGDLPAEPA from the coding sequence ATGCAACCATCAGGGAACAACGGGCCGGGTGTGCTCGGCAGCTTAGCGGACGAGGGCTTCACCTCGTTACGCCGGGCCGCCGCCCCGCGCGCCGAGCGCTACGAGATCGGCCGGTCGCTGCGTGACCGTTCGCCACGCTCCGACATGGCCCACTGGAAGACCCCCGGTCGGCGGCTCGACCCGGTCGCCCAGGTCGTCGCGTCGCACGAGGGCCGCCTCAGCCGGCTCGTGCCGGTCCGGATCGGCCGGATGATCGCCTCGCCCTACACCTTCCTGCGCGGCACCGCCGGCCTGATGGCCGACGACTTCGCCGGGCTGCCGAGCACCGGCATCACCCCGGTCATCTGCGGCGACGCCCACCTCGGCAACTTCGGCTTCTACGCCTCCCCCGAGCGTGAGCTGGTCTTCGACCTCAACGACTTCGACGAGGCCCACCCCGGCCCGTGGGAGTGGGACCTGCGCCGCCTCGCGGTGAGCGTGCACGTGGCCGGCCGGGTCAACGGCTTCCGGGAGAGCTCCTGCTCGGACGCCGTCCAGCACTGCGTCGAGTCGTATCGGGAGCAGATCGCCCACCTCGCCGAGCAGCCGCTGCTGGCCCGCTCGTTCGACCAGCTCGACGTCGAGGGCATGCGCTCGGCGGCCAGCCGGGCCAGCTTCCGCGACGAGATCGAACGGGCCGCCCGCCGTGCTCGCCGCCGCACCAGCGACCGGGCGCTGCCCCGCTTCACCGAGCGCAACGACGGCGCCCTGCGGATGGTCGAGGAGGAGCCGCTGATCACCAGGCTCCCGGCCGACGAACGGGAGCAGCTCGCCGAAGCCCTCGACGGTTACCTCAGCACCCTCAAGCCGCACTGGGCACGGATCCTCGGCGGGTACCGGATCGTCGACATCGCGCACAAGGTGGTCGGCGTCGGCTCGGTCGGCCTGCGGGCGTACGTCGCGCTGTGCGAGGGCAGCAGCCCCGACGACGTCCTCTTCCTGCAGCTCAAGCAGGCCCGCCGCTCGGTCGTCGCGAAACACCAGCACGGCGCGCTGGCCTGGCACCGGCACCAGGGCCAACGGGTCGTGGAGTACCAGCAGGCGCTGCAGACGGTCAGCGACCCGCTGCTCGGCTGGACCACGGTCGGCGACCACCAGTACTACGTGCGCCAGTTCCGGGACATGAAAGGCGCCATCGTCGTCGACGACATCAACGCCGGCGCGCTCGCCGACTACGCCGCAATCTGCGGTTTCCTGCTCGCCAAGTCGCACGCCCGGACCAGCGGCGCCTCCATGATCGCCGGCTACGTGGGCAGCGGCGACAAACTCGACGAATCCCTGGCCCGATTCGCCCGGGCCTACGCCGACCAGGTCGAGAGCGACCACGAGGCCCTGGTCGCCGCGGTCCGCCGCGGCGACCTGCCGGCCGAGCCGGCATGA
- the chvE gene encoding multiple monosaccharide ABC transporter substrate-binding protein, which produces MKYPRLAAVLTAATMVATMAACGDAEKTTDKEAASGDTAGALVGITMPTRSSERWIHDGDNLKSQLEGLGYKVDLQYAENDIPTQTQQLDSQITKGAKLLIIASIDGEAITTQLENAKTAGIKVIAYDRLIRKSPNVDYYATFDNFKVGVQQATSLLTGLGVLDATGNKTDKKGPFNVELFAGSPDDNNATFFFNGAKSILDPYIADGTLVVKSGQKDFETVATLRWDPETAQKRMENILTSTYKDGSKVNGVLSPYDGISIGILSALKSGGYGTGAQAYPIVTGQDAELASTKSILAGEQYSTIFKDTRNLAKATGEMADAVLKGQTPKTNNTTDYDNGVKVVPSQLLDSVIVTKDNVQKELVDAGYYTADQLK; this is translated from the coding sequence GTGAAATATCCCCGGCTCGCGGCCGTTCTGACCGCTGCCACCATGGTCGCCACGATGGCTGCCTGCGGCGACGCCGAGAAGACCACCGACAAGGAGGCCGCCAGCGGTGACACCGCCGGCGCGCTGGTCGGTATCACCATGCCGACGCGTTCCTCGGAGCGCTGGATCCACGACGGCGACAACCTCAAGTCGCAGCTCGAGGGCCTGGGCTACAAGGTCGACCTGCAGTACGCGGAGAACGACATCCCGACCCAGACCCAGCAGCTGGACAGCCAGATCACCAAGGGCGCGAAGCTGCTGATCATCGCGTCGATCGACGGCGAGGCGATCACCACTCAGCTGGAGAACGCCAAGACGGCCGGCATCAAGGTCATCGCGTACGACCGCCTGATCCGTAAGAGCCCGAACGTGGACTACTACGCCACCTTCGACAACTTCAAGGTCGGCGTCCAGCAGGCCACCTCGCTGCTGACCGGCCTGGGCGTGCTCGACGCGACCGGCAACAAGACCGACAAGAAGGGCCCGTTCAACGTCGAGCTCTTCGCCGGTTCGCCGGACGACAACAACGCCACGTTCTTCTTCAACGGCGCCAAGAGCATCCTGGACCCGTACATCGCCGACGGCACCCTCGTCGTCAAGAGCGGCCAGAAGGACTTCGAGACCGTCGCCACGCTGCGGTGGGACCCGGAGACCGCGCAGAAGCGCATGGAGAACATCCTGACCTCGACCTACAAGGACGGCTCGAAGGTCAACGGCGTTCTGTCGCCCTACGACGGCATCTCGATCGGTATCCTCTCGGCCCTCAAGTCCGGCGGCTACGGCACCGGTGCGCAGGCCTACCCGATCGTGACCGGTCAGGACGCCGAGCTCGCCTCGACCAAGTCGATCCTCGCGGGCGAGCAGTACTCCACGATCTTCAAGGACACCCGTAACCTGGCCAAGGCCACCGGTGAGATGGCCGACGCGGTCCTCAAGGGTCAGACCCCGAAGACGAACAACACGACGGACTACGACAACGGCGTCAAGGTCGTCCCGTCGCAGCTCCTCGACTCCGTCATCGTCACCAAGGACAACGTCCAGAAGGAACTGGTCGACGCTGGCTACTACACGGCTGACCAGCTGAAGTGA
- a CDS encoding LacI family DNA-binding transcriptional regulator produces the protein MTDVARLAGVSHQTVSRVLNDHPNVKEQTRIRVRAAIAELGYRPNRAARALVTGRSQLIGVVARNSTLFGPATMLSEFEQAAADAGFAVSVGSVRELDRSSISAVVDRHLDQRVAGLVVIANTASATEALAEIPEDLPVVFIDGDPASGRPLVTVDQVAGARAATRHLLDAGHETVWHVSGPTDWFDSAGRIQGWRQTLEEAGAEVPPLLSADWSAAEGYRTGQMLARMPEVTAIFTANDHLALGILRALHERGRRVPHDVSVVGFDDVPEAAYFIPPLTTVRQAFGDVARAALSLLLGQMKDDSGMADQIVVPPQLIIRESAPRRI, from the coding sequence ATGACGGATGTGGCCCGGCTGGCCGGAGTGTCCCATCAGACCGTCTCGCGCGTCCTCAACGATCATCCCAACGTCAAGGAGCAGACCCGCATCCGGGTCCGGGCCGCCATCGCCGAGCTCGGCTATCGCCCCAACCGCGCCGCGCGGGCCCTGGTCACCGGCCGGTCCCAGCTGATCGGCGTGGTCGCCCGCAACAGCACTCTGTTCGGTCCGGCCACCATGCTCAGCGAGTTCGAGCAGGCCGCCGCCGACGCCGGGTTCGCGGTCAGCGTGGGCAGTGTCCGCGAGTTGGACCGCTCGTCCATCTCGGCGGTCGTCGACCGGCACCTGGACCAGCGGGTGGCCGGCCTCGTGGTGATCGCCAACACCGCGTCGGCCACCGAGGCGCTCGCCGAGATCCCGGAGGACCTTCCGGTCGTCTTCATCGACGGCGATCCGGCCAGCGGGCGCCCGCTGGTGACGGTGGACCAGGTGGCCGGTGCCCGCGCGGCGACCCGGCATCTCCTCGACGCCGGGCACGAGACGGTCTGGCACGTGTCCGGGCCGACCGACTGGTTCGACTCGGCCGGCCGGATCCAGGGCTGGCGGCAGACCCTGGAGGAGGCGGGCGCCGAGGTGCCGCCGCTGCTGTCGGCGGACTGGTCCGCGGCCGAGGGCTACCGGACCGGGCAGATGCTGGCCCGGATGCCCGAGGTGACGGCCATCTTCACGGCCAACGACCACCTGGCCCTGGGCATCCTGCGGGCGCTGCACGAGCGTGGCCGGCGGGTGCCGCACGACGTGAGCGTGGTCGGTTTCGACGACGTTCCGGAGGCGGCCTACTTCATTCCGCCGCTGACCACCGTCCGACAGGCCTTCGGTGACGTCGCCCGAGCCGCGTTGAGCCTGCTCCTGGGGCAGATGAAGGACGACTCCGGCATGGCCGACCAGATCGTGGTGCCGCCACAGCTGATCATTCGGGAAAGTGCCCCCCGCCGCATCTGA
- a CDS encoding DUF6292 family protein encodes MGGTGGFEGIDGTDGMDGSRSAHAAYIRAVAAALEDAGVPVADWRADDGPVRDGWIPFDLARQVRLHGRPVWDHDQAGAGWSEERGWYLLTVDDPAGRDVRTAEALGIAMIAAPGAVARSIAALAGLSVSPPREAATSGPVAASGPAGASGSAATSGPVAASRPAGASGSAATSGPLAASRPVAASGPAGAFGSAGAFFGLPEVDADFPGHRAGVADPAFEAALLRYSARRTKSVDGWRDAAEGRG; translated from the coding sequence ATGGGCGGCACCGGCGGCTTCGAGGGAATCGACGGCACCGACGGAATGGACGGCAGCCGGTCGGCGCATGCCGCCTACATCCGGGCCGTCGCCGCGGCGCTCGAGGACGCCGGGGTGCCGGTCGCCGACTGGCGGGCCGACGACGGGCCGGTCCGCGACGGATGGATCCCGTTCGACCTGGCCCGGCAGGTTCGGCTGCACGGGCGGCCGGTGTGGGACCACGATCAGGCCGGGGCCGGGTGGTCCGAGGAGCGGGGCTGGTATCTGCTCACCGTCGACGATCCGGCGGGGCGCGATGTCCGTACCGCCGAGGCTCTGGGAATCGCGATGATCGCCGCGCCGGGCGCGGTGGCCCGGAGCATCGCCGCCCTCGCCGGTCTTTCCGTCTCTCCCCCGCGCGAAGCCGCAACCTCCGGACCCGTCGCAGCCTCCGGGCCCGCCGGGGCCTCCGGATCCGCCGCCACCTCCGGACCCGTCGCGGCCTCCAGGCCCGCCGGGGCCTCCGGATCCGCCGCCACCTCCGGACCCCTCGCGGCCTCCAGGCCCGTCGCAGCCTCCGGGCCCGCCGGGGCATTCGGATCCGCCGGGGCCTTCTTCGGCCTTCCTGAGGTCGACGCCGATTTTCCCGGGCATCGCGCCGGGGTGGCCGATCCGGCGTTCGAGGCGGCGCTGCTGCGTTATTCGGCGCGTCGCACAAAGTCCGTTGACGGGTGGCGGGACGCGGCGGAAGGTCGAGGGTAG
- a CDS encoding pirin family protein, producing MSASPDIADSVLLPGHDVPLGRYTTVRRLLPHRERRMVGAWCFVDHFGPDDVSGRPGMQVPPHPHTGLQTVTWLVDGLIEHRDSLGSHQLITPGRLNLMTSGHGIAHSEFTPPEHPDGMHGLQLWIALPEDARHGPARFEHHAALPSRRDGDVTVTVVIGKLGDQRSPAGVHSPLVGAELVHHAATRHTLDLDPAFEHGVLVMSGEVTVAGTPLASGSLLYLGGGRDHLELESAGPARLFLIGGAPFDEPLVMWWNFVGRSHDDIVRARTQWTAGERFGAVAGCDADPLPAPELPTVRLKARDRHGNTY from the coding sequence ATGAGCGCTTCGCCGGACATCGCCGACAGCGTGCTGCTGCCCGGCCACGACGTGCCCCTCGGGCGGTACACCACGGTCCGCCGACTGCTGCCGCACCGCGAGCGGCGGATGGTCGGCGCCTGGTGCTTCGTCGACCACTTCGGACCCGACGACGTCAGCGGCCGCCCCGGCATGCAGGTACCGCCGCACCCGCACACCGGCCTGCAGACCGTGACATGGCTGGTCGACGGCCTGATCGAACACCGCGACAGCCTCGGCAGCCATCAGCTCATCACGCCCGGGCGGCTCAACCTGATGACGTCCGGGCACGGGATCGCCCACTCCGAGTTCACGCCGCCCGAGCATCCGGACGGCATGCACGGCCTGCAGCTGTGGATCGCGCTGCCCGAGGACGCCCGGCACGGCCCGGCCCGCTTCGAGCACCACGCCGCCCTACCGTCGCGGCGCGACGGTGACGTCACGGTCACCGTCGTGATCGGAAAGCTCGGCGACCAGCGGTCCCCGGCCGGGGTGCACTCGCCGCTGGTCGGTGCGGAACTGGTCCACCACGCCGCGACCCGGCACACGCTCGACCTGGATCCGGCGTTCGAACACGGCGTGCTGGTGATGTCCGGCGAGGTCACGGTGGCCGGGACGCCGCTGGCATCAGGGTCGCTGCTCTACCTCGGCGGCGGCCGCGACCACCTCGAACTGGAGTCGGCCGGACCGGCCCGGCTCTTCCTGATCGGCGGGGCACCCTTCGACGAGCCGCTGGTCATGTGGTGGAACTTCGTCGGCCGCAGCCACGACGACATCGTCCGGGCCCGGACTCAGTGGACGGCCGGGGAGAGATTCGGCGCCGTCGCGGGCTGCGACGCCGATCCTCTTCCGGCGCCAGAGCTTCCGACGGTACGGTTGAAGGCGCGCGACCGGCACGGCAACACGTACTGA
- the araA gene encoding L-arabinose isomerase produces MNPQIWFLTGSQHLYGPETLQQVADQSAEIQRTLAAGGLTAEIVGKPVLTDSGAIKQVMLDANADRDCIGVIAWMHTFSPAKMWIGGLDALRKPLLHLHTQHNRSLPWSTIDMDFMNLNQAAHGDREFGFIQARLGVPRKVVAGHVADPSVVKRIDAWSRAATGLQHLRSLRLARFGDNMRDVAVTEGDKVEAELRFGVSVNTYGVNDLVAIVDQVSDIEIDKLIAEYRDVFEIAPELLGDRLDSFRYAARIEAGLRRFLTEGGFGAFTTNFEDLGGLRQLPGLAVQRLMADGYGFGGEGDWKTSVLVATVKAMGAGTGRGTSFMEDYTYHFGPGEPKILGAHMLEVCPSIASAKPRAEIHPLGIGGREDPVRLVFDAAPGPAVVMGMADMGDRFRLVANEIEVIPPDEPLPNLPVARAVWKPAPSLSTSAECWIMAGGPHHTVLTQAVGAETLRDFAEMAQTELLLIDERTTSADFADRVRWNQAYFRLARPL; encoded by the coding sequence ATGAACCCGCAGATCTGGTTCCTGACCGGTAGCCAGCATCTCTACGGCCCGGAGACCCTTCAGCAGGTCGCCGACCAGTCCGCCGAGATCCAGCGGACCCTGGCCGCCGGTGGCCTCACCGCCGAGATCGTCGGCAAGCCGGTGCTCACCGACTCCGGCGCCATCAAGCAGGTCATGCTGGACGCGAACGCCGACCGCGACTGCATCGGCGTGATCGCCTGGATGCACACGTTCTCGCCGGCCAAGATGTGGATCGGTGGCCTGGACGCGCTGCGCAAGCCGCTGCTGCACCTGCACACCCAGCACAATCGGTCACTGCCGTGGTCGACCATCGACATGGACTTCATGAACCTCAACCAGGCCGCCCACGGCGACCGGGAGTTCGGGTTCATCCAGGCGCGCCTCGGCGTGCCGCGCAAGGTGGTCGCCGGGCACGTCGCCGACCCGTCGGTGGTGAAGCGCATCGACGCATGGTCCCGGGCCGCGACCGGTCTCCAGCACCTGCGCAGCCTGCGGCTGGCGCGGTTCGGTGACAACATGCGGGACGTGGCGGTCACCGAGGGCGACAAGGTCGAGGCCGAGCTGCGGTTCGGCGTCTCGGTCAACACGTACGGGGTCAACGACCTCGTGGCGATCGTCGACCAGGTGTCCGACATCGAGATCGACAAGCTGATCGCCGAGTACCGCGACGTCTTCGAGATCGCCCCCGAGCTGCTCGGCGACCGTCTCGACTCGTTCCGCTACGCCGCCCGGATCGAGGCCGGCCTGCGGCGGTTCCTGACCGAGGGCGGCTTCGGCGCGTTCACCACCAACTTCGAGGACCTCGGCGGTCTGCGGCAGCTGCCGGGCCTCGCCGTGCAGCGTCTGATGGCGGACGGCTACGGCTTCGGCGGCGAGGGTGACTGGAAGACCTCGGTGCTCGTGGCCACCGTGAAGGCGATGGGTGCCGGAACCGGACGTGGTACCTCATTCATGGAGGATTACACCTACCACTTCGGTCCGGGTGAGCCTAAGATCCTCGGCGCGCACATGCTCGAGGTCTGCCCGTCCATCGCGTCGGCGAAGCCGCGCGCCGAGATCCACCCGCTGGGGATCGGTGGCCGGGAGGACCCCGTGCGTCTGGTCTTCGACGCGGCCCCCGGCCCGGCGGTGGTCATGGGCATGGCCGACATGGGAGACCGGTTCCGTCTGGTCGCGAACGAGATCGAGGTGATCCCGCCGGACGAGCCGCTGCCGAACCTGCCCGTGGCCCGCGCGGTGTGGAAGCCCGCCCCGTCGCTGTCCACCTCGGCCGAGTGTTGGATCATGGCCGGCGGACCGCACCACACGGTGCTGACCCAGGCGGTCGGCGCGGAGACACTGCGCGATTTCGCGGAGATGGCCCAGACCGAACTTCTGCTGATCGATGAGCGCACGACATCGGCTGACTTCGCCGATCGAGTGCGCTGGAACCAGGCGTACTTCCGCCTGGCCCGCCCCCTGTAA
- a CDS encoding TIGR03618 family F420-dependent PPOX class oxidoreductase, with amino-acid sequence MSGAIPLDSPALLDFWTERHLCTLTTLRADGSPHVVAVGATFDPVAGLARVITSGGSTKVRNVLRGHRRVAICQVDAGRWSTIEGLAEIRDDPDSVADAVERYAARYRRPRPNPARVVIEVKITRILGSASLLTSVE; translated from the coding sequence GTGAGCGGCGCCATTCCCCTCGACTCCCCCGCGCTCCTGGACTTCTGGACCGAACGTCACCTGTGCACGCTGACCACCCTGCGCGCTGACGGTTCACCGCACGTGGTCGCGGTCGGAGCCACCTTCGACCCGGTCGCCGGCCTGGCCCGGGTGATCACCTCGGGCGGGTCGACCAAGGTCCGCAACGTGCTGCGCGGCCACCGGCGGGTGGCGATCTGCCAGGTCGACGCCGGCCGCTGGAGCACGATCGAGGGCCTCGCCGAGATCCGTGACGACCCGGATTCGGTCGCCGACGCCGTCGAGCGGTACGCCGCCCGCTACCGCCGGCCGCGCCCCAACCCGGCCCGGGTGGTCATCGAAGTGAAGATCACCCGCATTCTGGGGTCGGCCTCGCTATTAACCTCGGTGGAATGA
- the mmsB gene encoding multiple monosaccharide ABC transporter permease, which produces MTAAPAQVGKGAGAPGRDTAPRRVNFDLKQSGIYIALAITVVIFTVLTGGDLLAPQNLSNIIVQYSYILVLAIGMVLIIIAGHIDLSVGSVVAASGAFAAVMMVEMDLAWPIAVVATLAFGALVGAWQGYWVAYFGIPAFIVTLAGMLLFRAVTYMILGNKGIGPFPEEIRTIANGFIPGWMGNIGLGSALGGADLFSIIVGVLVVVAMAIVQFRTRAGRIRYSQAVDPMWLFLLKVIVPAVLVLFLVVQLARFRNLPWVLVLLAALVVGYTMVTNRAVFGRQIYAVGGNLQAATLSGVKVKSVVFWLFVNMGVLSAVAGLIFAGRLNLAGPTAGNSFELDAIAAAFIGGAAVQGGVGKVVGAITGGLIMGVINNGMGLLGAQTETVMLVKGAVLLAAVAFDVWSKRRTAGAR; this is translated from the coding sequence GTGACGGCCGCACCCGCGCAGGTCGGCAAGGGCGCGGGCGCGCCCGGGCGCGACACGGCTCCCCGCAGGGTCAACTTCGACCTGAAACAGAGCGGCATCTACATCGCTCTGGCGATCACCGTCGTGATCTTCACGGTGCTGACCGGTGGCGACCTGCTCGCCCCGCAGAACCTGAGCAACATCATCGTGCAGTACTCGTACATCCTGGTGCTCGCCATCGGCATGGTGCTGATCATCATCGCCGGGCACATCGACCTCTCGGTCGGCTCGGTGGTGGCCGCGTCCGGCGCGTTCGCCGCGGTCATGATGGTCGAGATGGATCTGGCCTGGCCGATCGCGGTGGTCGCGACGCTGGCCTTCGGCGCGTTGGTCGGCGCCTGGCAGGGCTACTGGGTGGCGTACTTCGGCATCCCGGCGTTCATCGTCACCCTGGCCGGCATGCTGCTGTTCCGTGCGGTCACCTACATGATCCTGGGCAACAAGGGCATCGGCCCGTTCCCGGAGGAGATCCGCACCATCGCGAACGGCTTCATCCCCGGCTGGATGGGCAACATCGGCCTCGGGTCGGCGCTCGGCGGCGCCGACCTGTTCAGCATCATCGTCGGTGTCCTGGTCGTGGTGGCGATGGCCATCGTCCAGTTCCGCACCCGGGCCGGCCGGATCCGCTACAGCCAGGCCGTCGACCCGATGTGGCTGTTCCTGCTCAAGGTCATCGTCCCGGCCGTGCTGGTGCTGTTCCTGGTCGTGCAGCTGGCCCGGTTCCGCAACCTGCCGTGGGTACTGGTCCTGCTCGCGGCGCTGGTGGTCGGCTACACCATGGTCACCAACCGGGCCGTGTTCGGCCGCCAGATCTACGCGGTCGGTGGCAACCTGCAGGCCGCGACGCTCTCCGGCGTCAAGGTCAAGTCGGTGGTGTTCTGGCTGTTCGTCAACATGGGCGTGCTGTCCGCGGTGGCCGGCCTGATCTTCGCCGGCCGGCTCAACCTGGCCGGACCGACCGCCGGTAACAGCTTCGAGCTGGACGCCATCGCGGCCGCGTTCATCGGCGGCGCAGCCGTCCAGGGCGGTGTCGGCAAGGTCGTCGGCGCCATCACCGGCGGCCTGATCATGGGTGTCATCAACAACGGCATGGGCCTGCTCGGCGCCCAGACCGAGACGGTCATGCTGGTCAAGGGCGCGGTGCTGCTCGCCGCGGTCGCCTTCGACGTCTGGTCGAAGCGCCGCACGGCAGGCGCCCGCTAG
- the mmsA gene encoding multiple monosaccharide ABC transporter ATP-binding protein → MTDTILRMSGITKTFPGVKALQDVNLEVRRGEIHSICGENGAGKSTLMKVLSGVYPHGTYDGDIQYDGELCHFSGIRDSEHRGIVIIHQELALASNLSIAENIFLGNEQAKNGWINWNRTNAAADQLLRRVGLAESAVTPVVELGVGKQQLVEIAKALSKEVRLLILDEPTAALNDEDSAHLLNLLRGLRDEGITCVIISHKLNEVMGISDRVTILRDGRTIWTEETVNLTEEKIIAGMVGRDMEHRYPDHTPKIGEESLRIVDWTVYSPTQPDRALVRNANLTLRRGEIVGLAGLMGAGRTELAMSVFGRSYGVNISGRLFKDGKEIQARSVREAIDHGIAYATEDRKRYGLNLIEDIKRNVSAAALGKLAKGGWVDGNEEFKVADEFRTSMNIKSPTVEAIVGKLSGGNQQKVVLSKWIFTDPDVLILDEPTRGIDVGAKYEIYTIINRLADEGKAILVISSELPELLGICDRIYTLSAGRITGDVPRAEATQESLMTLMTKEVQEVAP, encoded by the coding sequence ATGACCGACACGATCCTGCGGATGAGCGGCATCACCAAGACGTTCCCGGGCGTCAAGGCGCTGCAGGACGTCAATCTCGAGGTACGCAGGGGTGAGATCCACTCCATCTGCGGCGAGAACGGGGCCGGCAAGTCGACCCTGATGAAGGTGCTCTCGGGTGTCTACCCGCACGGCACCTACGATGGTGACATCCAGTACGACGGCGAGTTGTGCCACTTCTCCGGAATCCGGGACAGTGAGCATCGCGGCATCGTCATCATCCACCAGGAGCTGGCGCTCGCGTCCAATCTTTCCATCGCCGAGAACATCTTTCTCGGCAACGAGCAGGCCAAGAACGGCTGGATCAACTGGAACCGGACCAACGCGGCGGCGGACCAGCTGCTGCGCCGGGTGGGCCTCGCGGAGAGCGCTGTCACGCCCGTCGTCGAACTCGGCGTCGGCAAGCAGCAGCTGGTGGAGATCGCCAAGGCCCTCTCCAAGGAGGTCCGGCTGCTGATCCTCGACGAGCCCACCGCGGCGCTCAACGACGAGGACTCGGCCCACCTGCTGAACCTGCTGCGCGGACTGCGTGACGAGGGCATCACCTGCGTGATCATCTCGCACAAGCTCAACGAGGTGATGGGGATCTCGGACCGGGTCACCATCCTGCGGGACGGTCGGACCATCTGGACCGAGGAGACCGTCAACCTCACCGAGGAGAAGATCATCGCGGGCATGGTCGGCCGCGACATGGAGCACCGGTACCCGGACCACACGCCGAAGATCGGCGAGGAGTCGCTGCGGATCGTCGACTGGACGGTCTACAGCCCCACCCAGCCCGACCGCGCCCTGGTCCGCAACGCTAACCTGACCCTACGCCGCGGCGAGATCGTCGGCCTGGCCGGCCTGATGGGCGCCGGCCGCACCGAACTGGCGATGAGCGTCTTCGGCCGCTCCTACGGCGTCAACATCTCCGGCCGGCTGTTCAAGGACGGCAAGGAGATCCAGGCGCGCAGCGTGCGCGAGGCGATCGACCACGGCATCGCCTACGCGACCGAGGACCGCAAGCGGTACGGCCTGAACCTCATCGAAGACATCAAGCGCAACGTCTCGGCGGCCGCGCTCGGCAAGCTCGCCAAGGGCGGCTGGGTCGACGGCAACGAGGAGTTCAAGGTCGCCGACGAGTTCCGGACCAGCATGAACATCAAGTCGCCGACCGTCGAGGCGATCGTCGGCAAGCTTTCCGGCGGTAACCAGCAGAAGGTCGTACTCTCCAAGTGGATCTTCACTGACCCGGACGTGCTGATCCTGGACGAGCCGACCCGAGGCATCGACGTCGGCGCGAAGTACGAGATCTACACGATCATCAACCGGCTCGCCGACGAGGGGAAGGCCATCCTGGTCATCTCGTCCGAGCTGCCCGAGCTTCTCGGGATCTGTGACCGCATCTACACCCTCTCGGCCGGCCGGATCACCGGCGATGTGCCCCGCGCCGAGGCCACGCAGGAGAGCCTGATGACCCTGATGACGAAGGAAGTACAGGAGGTAGCGCCGTGA